The following coding sequences are from one Dreissena polymorpha isolate Duluth1 chromosome 8, UMN_Dpol_1.0, whole genome shotgun sequence window:
- the LOC127840742 gene encoding uncharacterized protein LOC127840742 has product MTCKFRTGAKVHRISDRTVLRRRPKREIVKETGSDDEGSTSSSDPSTAWDDFDDVEDLVELYKTLTGAQPGVAVSSLITTRPKYSLNRPLSGVDTDIIMNIAENGTRTQKLYLKKCADFLVAPCRMFVSCLQHPVIDVGHQNLGPKGAEACAVALAVRLCRDTPFILIQHALFIEISRHSKL; this is encoded by the exons ATGACATGCAAGTTCCGGACCGGCGCCAAGGTGCACCGAATCAGCGACCGCACGGTGCTCCGACGGCGGCCGAAGCGGGAAATAGTCAAGGAGACCGGAAGTGACGACGAAGGGTCGACATCGTCGTCAGACCCCAGCACGGCGTGGGACGACTTTGACGACGTTGAAG ACTTGGTGGAGCTATATAAGACTCTGACCGGCGCACAGCCAGGTGTGGCAGTGAGTAGCCTCATCACGACCAGGCCCAAGTATTCGCTCAACAGGCCGCTGTCAGGGG TGGACACCGACATCATTATGAACATAGCGGAGAATGGAACCAGAACACAGAAGCTGTACCTGAAGAAGTGCGCCGACTTCCTGGTGGCGCCGTGCCGGATGTTCGTTTCGTGCCTCCAACATCCGGTCATTGACGTCGGCCATCAGAATCTTGGACCCAAGGGGGCGGAGGCGTGCGCCGTAGCGTTAGCGGTTCGGTTATGTCGTGATACGCCATTCATTTTAATCCAACATGCGCTTTTCATTGAAATTAGTAGGCATTCAAAGTTGTAA